One Phycisphaerae bacterium genomic region harbors:
- a CDS encoding ammonium transporter — MGLLAAILCAAPGLAGTVQAAEPNHIDTGTTAWMLISTALVLLMVPGLAMFYGGLVRTKNVLGTMMHSFAAMALIGVLWAVCGYALSFGPNVLGGWFGWNGELFLLNGIDETIMASGIPEYVFAMFQGKFAIITPALIAGAFAERVRFRGYCFFIVLWSLLVYCPLCHWVWSEEGFLFKLGAIDFAGGTVVHISAGISGLVAVLYLGARRGYPRTAMHPSNLVITLIGAGLLWVGWFGFNAGSAVESGLTTARALTVTQVAAAAGALTWIIIEAFHHGKATSLGIASGILAGLVAITPAAGVVQPSGAIALGVAASGVCYVAILIKNRIGYDDSLDAFGIHGVAGMLGAVLLTFFIRQSWVANNGGESWTTMGQLGVQVLGVATTIAYAGLLTIILVVLVDKTLGLRMQPQNEMAGMDHSLHGEHGYGMLNPN, encoded by the coding sequence ATGGGTCTGTTGGCGGCGATTCTATGCGCGGCGCCGGGACTGGCCGGCACGGTACAGGCGGCGGAGCCCAACCACATCGACACCGGCACCACGGCGTGGATGCTGATCTCGACGGCCCTGGTGCTGTTGATGGTGCCGGGGCTGGCGATGTTCTACGGCGGTCTGGTGCGGACCAAGAACGTCCTGGGCACGATGATGCACAGCTTCGCTGCGATGGCCCTGATCGGGGTGCTCTGGGCGGTGTGCGGATACGCCCTGAGCTTCGGACCGAACGTGCTGGGCGGATGGTTCGGCTGGAACGGCGAGCTGTTCCTGCTGAATGGGATCGATGAGACGATCATGGCCTCGGGCATCCCGGAATACGTATTCGCGATGTTCCAGGGCAAGTTCGCGATCATCACGCCGGCCCTGATCGCCGGAGCGTTCGCCGAACGGGTGCGATTCCGCGGGTACTGCTTCTTCATCGTGCTCTGGAGCCTGCTGGTATACTGCCCGCTGTGCCACTGGGTCTGGTCGGAAGAGGGATTCCTGTTCAAGCTGGGGGCAATCGACTTCGCGGGCGGCACGGTGGTCCACATCTCCGCCGGCATCAGCGGCCTGGTCGCGGTGCTGTATCTGGGGGCGAGGCGAGGCTACCCGCGGACCGCGATGCACCCGAGCAACCTGGTCATTACGCTGATCGGTGCGGGCCTGCTGTGGGTGGGCTGGTTTGGATTCAACGCAGGCAGCGCGGTCGAAAGCGGCCTGACCACGGCGAGGGCGCTGACGGTGACGCAGGTGGCGGCGGCGGCTGGGGCGCTCACGTGGATCATCATCGAAGCCTTCCACCACGGCAAGGCGACGAGCCTGGGCATCGCCAGCGGCATCCTGGCCGGTTTGGTGGCTATCACTCCGGCCGCCGGCGTGGTCCAGCCGTCCGGTGCGATCGCCCTGGGCGTCGCGGCCTCGGGCGTGTGCTACGTGGCCATCCTCATCAAGAACCGGATCGGATACGACGACAGCCTGGACGCCTTCGGCATCCACGGCGTGGCCGGAATGCTCGGAGCGGTGCTGCTGACATTCTTCATCCGCCAAAGCTGGGTCGCCAACAACGGCGGCGAGAGTTGGACAACGATGGGACAGCTTGGCGTCCAGGTCCTGGGCGTGGCGACGACCATCGCCTACGCCGGCCTGCTGACGATCATCCTGGTCGTGCTGGTGGACAAGACGCTGGGATTGCGGATGCAGCCGCAGAACGAAATGGCCGGGATGGACCACAGCCTCCACGGCGAGCACGGCTATGGAATGTTGAACCCGAACTGA
- a CDS encoding P-II family nitrogen regulator, whose translation MKMVTAIIQPDKLDAVREALIDAEITRITVSRCTGHGQQQTEDLYRGQRVVPNLIPKVRLDIACNDEFVKTTVDAILAAARHGEGQVGDGKIFVAPLEECIRIRTEERGGKAI comes from the coding sequence ATGAAGATGGTGACTGCGATCATACAGCCGGACAAGTTGGACGCGGTTCGCGAGGCCCTGATCGACGCGGAGATCACGCGGATCACGGTGAGCCGGTGCACCGGGCATGGCCAGCAGCAGACCGAGGACCTCTACCGCGGCCAACGGGTGGTGCCCAACCTGATCCCGAAGGTGCGGCTGGACATCGCCTGCAACGATGAATTCGTCAAAACCACCGTCGATGCGATCCTGGCCGCGGCACGCCACGGCGAAGGACAGGTCGGCGACGGCAAGATCTTCGTCGCGCCGCTGGAAGAGTGCATCCGGATCCGCACGGAAGAGCGGGGAGGAAAGGCGATCTAA